The following DNA comes from Solanum stenotomum isolate F172 chromosome 11, ASM1918654v1, whole genome shotgun sequence.
ATGAGAAAAGACGAGCACATTGAAATTTGactgtcaattttgtgaagtcgacTGAGCAACTTGTAGATATCTCACCAAGCCCCTCATCAGTCCTcgtgttaattacatttgtaacaagctagatACATGAATtatatgcactagcttgagggggagtgttagaacatgaataggtttatacaattcTAATAGAATAAGAATAGGTTTATCTGTGAGCCCGAGTTTCTTATATCTACTCCTGAAAGACTTCAAGAACTCCTCTCATGTGGTGCCATTGAAACTTCTGATGTTTCTTTCCTGGTAATTTTAATTATCTTGCATTTAACTTATTTATCGATTTTTTCTTGAATCTTTTGTCCTTCCTACCGCTGTTTTTGTATTTATGTAATAGAAGTGGAAGGTGGAAACTAAATAACTGTGCTCTCTAGTTAACACAAGAACTTCTCTTTTTTCCATTTCCacacaatttctaattaaaatattttgttttgttattttggcaAAAGTTTGAGTGCCTAGCAATTTTCTTATTGTCTTCTCTGTAAGgggaaaaaagagaaacaatTTATTCTCACAATGGTAAGCTTCAAGAAAGCAAAAGGAATTGCAGtaacaaattgaaataagaaGAGCAGGTAAGTGAATTCACACCTTGTGCTAGAACCACAAACTGGCATATAGCTAAAATATAACTGATCTGGATAGAATTGGACAAGGTTTTCCCTGTTAATAGCGAGACAAACTGGCACTCAAATTACGTATTGCTTTGCGGAAAACGAGTAAAGGAGACTAACATAAGTATACAATacatattgaaaattgaaaggTTTTCTAAACAACACCAACCAGATTTAATgtgtttgtttgtttggttcATTGATATGTTTCAATGTGTTACATATGCttttgatttcatgttgttgACTTTTTAAATGCTCTTGGATAACAACCCTTTCCATGTGAACGACAGCTATGGTACTTGCGCCACTAGCGGTTGTGATAGTTATGTTAATGTCTGGGATGGTAACAACTTGTATCAGGACATGCCTTTGATCTCCATCACTCTATATCTAACTGACTGATAAGCTTGATTGTTTTTACTGGAACACCTGCAGTACCCTAAATTTCCTTCAAGGATTGCAGCATTGCCATTTAGGACTCTTGGCTGTAGCATCAAGTTATACATATGAAGAGGGAAAAAAAGGCGTAGACTCTTGGCTGTAGCATCAAGTTATACATATGAAGAGTGAAAAAATGgactcattttattttgtaattctCTTAACTCATATTTCACTTTGCCATGAAGATTTAACTATGGTTTTACCGTTGCAGTCATGAGCTGGATGCCATATTTGTGTGCAGTGTAAATGAAGTTGAAGTGAAGCCAAAGCAAAGAATTCTGCCTAATCCTACGACATAAATACTAGTTGTAATTATCATATATTGAAAACAAATGACTTTAGCTAATAAGTTCATATATATGCCACTGTTTGAATTCCAGGACTTCATTCTCTTGGCCGGAAATTATAGAGAAACTTAGCAATTGTTCCTTATGAAGCTGTGAAACATAAAACCTATTccagaataataaataaagctacttaaataataaataaatctacttataaatataattaaaaacttCCTCGCATCCACAGCAACTTCACCCGATGGACCCTTCCTCGACACATGAGGCATTACCAAAACAATTTATGTATCtcatcaaaatatttaagttgttagAGAAGGAACACATTTATTAGATTCAAACTGAAAACCTTACATCACCACAAAGTATAATCGAAATAAAGTTGTAGGAAATACACTAAACTTAGACTATTGCCAGAAAACTCTTATGATAAAGCTTACAATCAGTATAGGACAGCATTTTTCCTCGCGGCAATTCAAGTTTCTTCACTGTTCTACGATCTAAATTATAAAGATACAACtcataatcaacatacaagtGAATCAAAAGTTCACCTTCTTGGATGTACAAAAACTTTAGATCCCACGCACACCTGATTCTAATTTCACTGAGACGCTTACCAAAAGGAAAAATCTTCTCATTCAAGAGATTAATCTTGTACCGTTTGATCCATGACTGCGTCTCATAGTCCTCCAAGAGCCACATATCCACGATATACCAGGGGATAAGCATGTTACAGAAACATAAACGATCATCCTTCACCATAAGTGTCATAGCTAAATGCGCTTGTTTTGAGTTACAAACATTGTGATTACTTACAGGATGAGGCATAGTAAACAACTCTTCTTTATCCATTCTGAAAACCATAATTCCGTTTTCACAAGgagcaattttttttctttttaaatcgTGAAAGGTTATCCAATGCAATGCTCCATTAACAACTGCAGGATTGCCATTTTTTGACAAAAAGTTGAAAGAGGTTGATGAATGAATTTCCTTACACTTGTGCATCTTTAAAATATGTACGAAATACTGACAAGAAGTTCCTTGTACTTCTGCAAAAAGAATTCTGAATTGTCTTGTGTAGGGACAAAAATACAGAGCACATACGAAATGTGGATGAAGTGTACATCGTAGTGTTAATTCTTCTTGTGTTATAGGGTTGACAATATAATAAGTAGATTTCCACCTCGATGAAGCAAACATAAGAACTCCTTCACAAGAATATAAAAGATTAGGTTCTTCTTTCGAGTTCTTATTAATCATAAGCTCAGGTTTGAGATGAAGTTTTTCAAACGCAaccttgttcttcttcttaatcTTCTTGTTTTCATTTTCACCATAAACAAAAAGATCCTGTCCATGCTTCGCGAAATCATGCTTGGCAAAATCATCACGTATGAGAAACATAGGTCTAGTATGTCTAGATAGATCATGTATATTGGTAAAAGAGTCTTGTGATGAGACTAATAAGGTTCTCCAATGCCTACAAACCCATCGACATCTAAGAAAAGAATGTGATGGAAGTCTACTAAGAATATCAATGACGAGACAATCAGGCAAACGTTCAAAAGTATGATCAGCATCATCAACATTACTAGCTTTACATATTGTTTCAAGTAGTGAACCCAAACTTGTGAAAAAATCAAGTGTCATCAcctaataagtcaaaaaatcacaaaataagaaaatcaaccATGGTTTGGTatggaaaatttatatatttgattgaTAAGTGAATCAAATTAATTCAAGTAACCAGAATACACACATGTACATTACGAGCACATTTAGGATTTTCATTAaggaaattcaagaaaattttaaagaagaaCTTACGGCTTGTTGAACGAGAGAGAAATTGTTGATGAAAACTAATATTTGGAGAGAAAACAAACTTGGACGGTattcaatactcaaattttCATATGTATATTACAAcaatttaactcttttataATAGAGTTTTACTAACTTAAAAATAAGATAGCACTAACTCCTACTATAACTCAACTACTAACAAActgaatataataatatgtttttatatatatatttaactagcaaatataatattttgatcgCATAACATGTAATCCAACTTTccacaaaaacatatatatttgtaatatataataatatatatttatatatatttaactagCAAATGTAATATTTTGATCATTGGCTAAATATGTAACTTTAAGTAGTACAATATGAAAGCCCAAGTATATCATCATATTAACATCATCGTATCAAAAGTTCCAATTTTGATATGGTAATTCAATATCTACCGTATCATGTTCAGATCTAGTAAGGTTGGATTCCATTTTTGACCCATCAAAGTGTTAGGGTTttgtcctgattttcttaccataatttaagatttatttttccttaaagaaaagacaaaacattaccataaatgtttttacttttcttgaaaggaaaatataatattattttatatttggtttattctctccttttaggactccttttctagtaggaaaggttttaggactctataaatataggtttgtttcttctaacacaataacacaatagtatccacaatgtagacatttaaagagtttagtttatggggagatttattctctcaacagttataatatttttcttttaaattagttttcatattaataatattatgttttagtatCGCTTTATTTGTCATTTAATTTATCACTGTCTTgattgcaattgtaagcttccgcatgacgccctaatcacccttcaGAACCCAAGTATATCATCATATTAACATCATC
Coding sequences within:
- the LOC125844990 gene encoding F-box protein At3g07870-like, yielding MTLDFFTSLGSLLETICKASNVDDADHTFERLPDCLVIDILSRLPSHSFLRCRWVCRHWRTLLVSSQDSFTNIHDLSRHTRPMFLIRDDFAKHDFAKHGQDLFVYGENENKKIKKKNKVAFEKLHLKPELMINKNSKEEPNLLYSCEGVLMFASSRWKSTYYIVNPITQEELTLRCTLHPHFVCALYFCPYTRQFRILFAEVQGTSCQYFVHILKMHKCKEIHSSTSFNFLSKNGNPAVVNGALHWITFHDLKRKKIAPCENGIMVFRMDKEELFTMPHPVSNHNVCNSKQAHLAMTLMVKDDRLCFCNMLIPWYIVDMWLLEDYETQSWIKRYKINLLNEKIFPFGKRLSEIRIRCAWDLKFLYIQEGELLIHLYVDYELYLYNLDRRTVKKLELPRGKMLSYTDCKLYHKSFLAIV